From a region of the Campylobacter showae genome:
- the dprA gene encoding DNA-processing protein DprA, which translates to MNVLTELPRGLLRLKKLPAKLYFEGNLALLERPMVSIVGSRKASAYTRQCVEALARTLANSGVCVVSGAAIGVDIAAHKGAYPHTIAVFGNGLNKIYPPSNAKIIKEIYQNALALSEYAPDEPPLAYRFLERNRIVVALSQALVVAQADTKSGSMQSARMAKELGVPIFTLPQRLGESDGTNELVASGAANLINDFDAFALRFGGKPAPAQEDEVIKFCKNGASLDAALAKFGDKIYEYELEGKLRISGLTVFAE; encoded by the coding sequence TTGAACGTTTTAACCGAGCTTCCGCGCGGCCTTTTGCGTCTTAAAAAGCTGCCGGCAAAGCTGTATTTCGAGGGAAATTTAGCCCTGCTTGAGCGTCCGATGGTCTCGATCGTGGGTTCTAGAAAGGCAAGCGCTTACACCAGGCAGTGCGTAGAGGCGCTGGCTAGGACGCTGGCAAACAGTGGCGTTTGCGTAGTTAGCGGGGCGGCCATCGGCGTAGATATCGCCGCGCACAAGGGCGCATATCCGCATACTATCGCGGTTTTTGGCAACGGACTAAATAAAATCTACCCGCCAAGCAACGCCAAAATCATCAAGGAAATCTATCAAAACGCGCTGGCTCTGAGCGAATACGCCCCCGATGAGCCGCCGCTTGCTTATAGATTTTTGGAGCGAAACCGCATCGTAGTCGCGCTCTCGCAGGCTCTAGTCGTGGCGCAGGCGGATACTAAAAGCGGCTCGATGCAAAGTGCGCGCATGGCAAAGGAGCTTGGCGTGCCGATATTTACGCTGCCTCAGCGCCTAGGCGAGAGCGATGGGACAAACGAGCTAGTAGCTAGCGGTGCGGCAAATTTGATAAACGATTTTGACGCCTTTGCGCTTCGTTTCGGCGGTAAACCCGCACCTGCGCAAGAGGACGAGGTGATAAAATTTTGTAAAAACGGCGCGAGCCTCGATGCAGCTTTGGCAAAATTCGGCGATAAAATTTATGAATATGAACTCGAAGGCAAGCTGCGAATATCTGGGCTTACGGTATTTGCGGAGTAA
- the ruvX gene encoding Holliday junction resolvase RuvX produces MSIMAIDVGLKRIGLALAVRQTVMPQTPVLRKNRNQAARDVSAVLREYGAKKLVVGVPLGGSSEDEMRRRIEHFVSLLEFDGEVVYQDEAMSSFEASEIYAEGRRDGRLDSIAAMIILKRYLRL; encoded by the coding sequence ATGAGCATAATGGCCATCGACGTTGGGCTAAAACGTATCGGCTTGGCGCTAGCCGTCCGGCAAACCGTGATGCCGCAAACACCCGTGCTGCGCAAAAATCGCAATCAAGCCGCGCGCGACGTTAGCGCCGTTTTGCGCGAATACGGAGCAAAAAAGCTAGTCGTGGGCGTGCCGCTTGGGGGATCTAGCGAGGATGAGATGCGGCGGCGGATCGAGCACTTCGTGTCGCTGCTCGAATTTGACGGCGAGGTGGTCTATCAGGACGAGGCGATGAGTAGCTTTGAGGCGAGCGAAATTTACGCCGAGGGCAGACGCGACGGACGCCTGGATAGCATCGCGGCGATGATTATTTTAAAGCGGTATTTGAGACTTTGA
- a CDS encoding alpha/beta hydrolase: MKNIVVYIHGKGGSAQEAAHFQQFFADSDVLGFDYEARAPWEAKEEFAPFFEPILKSRKSVTIVANSIGAFFAMHALQGMEIKKAYFISPIVNMENLILNMLSRANASEEELRDRGELDTEYGEKLSWKYLCYAREHPICWTAPTHILYGEKDDLTSFETIYEFANRIKATLTVMKNGEHRFHTAEQMRFLDDWIRRYS; this comes from the coding sequence ATGAAAAATATAGTCGTGTATATACACGGTAAAGGCGGAAGCGCGCAAGAAGCGGCCCATTTTCAACAGTTTTTTGCGGATAGCGACGTGCTGGGATTTGATTACGAGGCTCGCGCGCCGTGGGAGGCGAAAGAGGAATTTGCGCCGTTTTTTGAGCCTATCCTTAAAAGCCGCAAATCCGTGACGATTGTCGCAAACAGTATCGGCGCGTTTTTTGCCATGCATGCCTTGCAGGGCATGGAGATAAAAAAGGCGTATTTTATCTCCCCTATCGTAAACATGGAAAATTTGATACTAAACATGCTGTCACGGGCAAACGCGAGCGAGGAGGAGCTGCGAGATAGGGGCGAGCTCGATACGGAATACGGAGAAAAACTTTCGTGGAAATATCTTTGCTACGCCAGAGAGCATCCTATCTGCTGGACGGCGCCGACGCATATTTTATACGGCGAAAAGGACGATCTAACCTCTTTTGAAACGATTTACGAGTTTGCAAACCGAATCAAAGCAACGCTTACCGTCATGAAAAACGGCGAGCATAGGTTCCACACGGCAGAGCAAATGCGTTTTTTAGATGACTGGATACGGCGCTATAGCTGA
- the ilvC gene encoding ketol-acid reductoisomerase, whose protein sequence is MAVSIYYDKDCDLSLIRSKTVAMIGFGSQGHAHAENLRDSGVKVIVGLAKGGKSWAKAEAKGFEVKTVAEAAKAANVIMILTPDELQAEIFERDIKPNLNDGDAIAFGHGFNVHFGQIKAPEGIDVIMIAPKAPGHTVRSEFVRGGGIPDLIAVEQNASGKAKELALSYASAIGGGRTGIIETTFKDETETDLFGEQAVLCGGLCALVNAGFETLVDAGYEPEMAYFECLHELKLIVDLMYQGGMADMRYSISNTAEYGDYVSGPRVIGEDSKKAMKEILKEIQNGKFAKDFILERKAGYVRMNAERGIAERSLLNQTGKKLRSMMPWISSGKLIDQSKN, encoded by the coding sequence ATGGCAGTAAGCATTTACTATGACAAAGATTGCGATTTAAGCTTGATTAGAAGCAAAACCGTGGCGATGATAGGTTTTGGTTCGCAAGGACACGCGCATGCTGAAAATTTACGCGATAGCGGTGTAAAGGTGATCGTGGGTCTAGCAAAGGGCGGTAAAAGCTGGGCGAAGGCCGAGGCGAAGGGCTTTGAGGTAAAAACCGTAGCCGAAGCCGCAAAGGCCGCAAACGTCATAATGATACTGACTCCTGACGAGCTTCAAGCTGAAATTTTCGAGCGAGATATAAAGCCGAATTTAAACGATGGCGACGCGATAGCCTTTGGACACGGTTTTAACGTGCATTTTGGACAGATCAAAGCTCCTGAAGGCATCGACGTCATCATGATCGCTCCAAAAGCGCCGGGCCACACCGTAAGGAGCGAATTTGTCCGAGGTGGCGGCATCCCTGATCTAATCGCCGTAGAGCAAAACGCAAGCGGAAAAGCAAAAGAACTAGCTCTAAGCTATGCTAGCGCGATCGGCGGCGGCAGAACCGGTATCATAGAAACTACATTTAAAGACGAGACTGAAACCGATCTTTTTGGCGAGCAGGCGGTGCTTTGCGGCGGACTTTGTGCGCTGGTAAACGCAGGCTTTGAGACGCTGGTAGATGCGGGATACGAGCCTGAGATGGCGTATTTTGAGTGCCTGCACGAGCTAAAACTAATCGTGGATCTAATGTATCAAGGCGGCATGGCGGATATGCGTTACTCTATCTCAAACACCGCAGAGTACGGCGACTACGTGAGCGGACCGCGCGTTATCGGCGAAGACAGCAAAAAAGCGATGAAAGAAATCCTAAAAGAGATCCAAAACGGTAAATTTGCAAAAGACTTTATCCTCGAGCGCAAGGCCGGATACGTACGCATGAACGCAGAGCGCGGCATCGCCGAAAGAAGTCTACTAAATCAAACCGGCAAAAAATTACGCTCCATGATGCCTTGGATCAGCTCGGGCAAACTCATCGACCAAAGCAAAAATTAA
- the tatC gene encoding twin-arginine translocase subunit TatC — protein MFEELKPHLVELRKRLFISVMTVIVMFVVCFSFWNQILDFIIAPLQNTLPDNQKMVFLEVQEPFFVAMKVAFFTGFLLSLPIIFWQFWLFVAPGLYENEKKYVIPFVISATFMFLVGAAFCYYVVVPIGFAFLINFGQQLFSAMLNIGGYVGFFTKLVIAFGIAFELPVITFFLAKLGLVDDKMLKNSFRYAIVVIFIFAAIMTPPDILSQFLMAVPLIGLYGLSIFIAARVNPAKNEESETDEEKEDE, from the coding sequence ATGTTTGAAGAGCTAAAACCGCATTTAGTAGAACTTAGAAAAAGGCTTTTCATCAGCGTCATGACCGTGATCGTGATGTTTGTAGTGTGCTTTAGCTTTTGGAATCAAATTTTAGACTTTATCATCGCGCCGCTGCAAAACACTCTGCCCGATAACCAAAAAATGGTCTTTCTCGAAGTGCAAGAGCCATTTTTCGTAGCGATGAAGGTGGCGTTTTTTACGGGATTTTTGCTCTCGTTGCCCATCATTTTTTGGCAGTTTTGGCTGTTTGTAGCGCCCGGGCTTTACGAAAACGAGAAAAAATACGTCATACCCTTCGTGATCTCGGCGACCTTTATGTTTCTCGTTGGCGCGGCGTTTTGCTACTACGTCGTCGTTCCTATCGGCTTTGCATTTCTTATAAATTTCGGCCAACAGCTCTTTTCCGCGATGCTAAATATCGGCGGCTACGTCGGGTTTTTTACGAAACTAGTGATTGCATTCGGTATCGCATTTGAGCTTCCCGTTATCACCTTTTTCCTCGCTAAACTCGGCCTAGTCGATGATAAGATGCTCAAAAACTCCTTCCGCTACGCTATCGTCGTGATTTTTATATTTGCCGCGATCATGACGCCTCCTGATATCCTCAGCCAGTTTTTGATGGCGGTGCCTCTCATCGGTCTTTACGGGCTTTCTATCTTTATAGCCGCCCGCGTAAATCCGGCTAAAAACGAGGAGTCGGAAACCGACGAAGAAAAAGAGGACGAATAG
- the queA gene encoding tRNA preQ1(34) S-adenosylmethionine ribosyltransferase-isomerase QueA, with product MSQILNPNSLDAYDYELPPELIANFPTFPKEDARLLVYERASEKISHQKFGDLPEILPPCDIIFNDTKVVKARIFGKKDSGGETELLLNSPLADGKFSVYIKGKVRAGSILNFGENLTAEVCELFEDGSRTVKFSQNSELLDTAALYKILSRIGHVPLPPYIKRSDNKDDESWYQSVFAKNEGAVAAPTASLHFSDEMIVRLAKDREIAYLTLHVGAGTFKGVEIEDITQHKMHAEFYDIPQDTQNLINSNRPILGVGTTVTRCVEEFARSGKSSGECRLFLNLNNKPIRQNYLLTNFHLPKSTLIMLVTSFVGLRQTMRIYKTAVEQKYKFYSYGDAMLVI from the coding sequence ATGAGTCAAATTTTAAATCCAAACTCGCTTGACGCCTACGACTACGAGCTACCGCCGGAGCTAATCGCAAATTTCCCGACCTTTCCCAAAGAGGACGCGAGATTGCTAGTCTACGAGCGAGCTAGCGAAAAAATCTCTCATCAAAAATTCGGCGATTTGCCCGAAATTTTACCGCCTTGCGATATTATTTTTAACGATACCAAGGTCGTAAAGGCTAGAATTTTCGGCAAAAAAGATAGCGGCGGCGAAACGGAGCTTTTGCTAAACTCTCCGCTTGCGGACGGTAAATTTAGCGTCTATATAAAAGGCAAAGTCCGCGCGGGCAGCATTTTAAATTTCGGCGAAAATTTGACCGCCGAGGTCTGCGAGCTCTTTGAGGACGGCTCTCGCACGGTCAAATTTAGCCAAAACAGCGAACTTTTGGATACGGCTGCGCTTTATAAAATCCTATCTCGCATCGGTCACGTGCCTCTGCCGCCCTACATCAAACGAAGCGACAACAAAGACGACGAGAGCTGGTATCAAAGCGTGTTTGCTAAAAACGAGGGCGCGGTGGCGGCTCCGACGGCTAGCTTGCACTTTAGCGACGAGATGATCGTGCGCCTAGCCAAAGACCGCGAGATAGCCTACCTCACGCTGCATGTGGGCGCGGGGACGTTTAAGGGCGTGGAGATCGAGGATATCACGCAGCACAAGATGCATGCGGAGTTTTACGATATCCCGCAAGATACGCAAAATTTGATAAACTCAAACAGACCGATCCTAGGCGTAGGCACGACGGTGACGCGCTGCGTAGAGGAGTTTGCCAGAAGCGGCAAGTCTAGCGGCGAGTGCAGACTGTTTTTAAATTTAAACAATAAACCCATCCGCCAAAACTACCTGCTTACGAATTTTCACCTGCCAAAATCGACGCTAATCATGCTAGTAACCAGCTTTGTCGGACTTAGGCAAACTATGCGGATTTACAAAACCGCCGTGGAGCAAAAGTACAAATTTTACTCCTACGGCGACGCGATGCTGGTTATATAG
- the tatB gene encoding Sec-independent protein translocase protein TatB: protein MFGMSLPEIIVIAVIAVLFLGPDKLPSAMVEIAKFFKTVKKTVNDAKSSFDQEIKIQELKEDAKKYKESIAKTTETVRKKLTFEELDELKKGVNDVASGITDGLNDVKKSVEAVKNPGEAVKNAVLGDNEKKEA from the coding sequence ATGTTTGGCATGAGCTTACCCGAGATCATCGTCATAGCCGTCATCGCGGTATTATTTTTAGGACCCGATAAGCTTCCTAGCGCGATGGTCGAGATAGCGAAATTTTTTAAAACCGTTAAAAAAACGGTCAATGACGCAAAAAGTAGCTTCGATCAAGAGATAAAAATCCAAGAACTCAAAGAGGACGCGAAAAAATATAAAGAAAGCATCGCAAAAACAACCGAAACGGTGCGAAAAAAGCTCACGTTTGAGGAGCTTGACGAGCTCAAAAAGGGCGTAAACGACGTCGCTAGCGGCATCACGGACGGCCTAAACGACGTAAAAAAGAGCGTCGAAGCGGTCAAAAATCCGGGCGAAGCCGTCAAAAACGCCGTTTTAGGCGATAACGAGAAAAAAGAGGCGTAA
- a CDS encoding HDOD domain-containing protein produces the protein MNESIYKHIKALPPLDDTIIKIQTVCSNDNSSLNDLSQIVEKDPMLTANILRSANSPLYGFSREITTISRAVTLFGMATIRGFALSSAVKKSFKINLDPYGITSQDFLNISIMQNALMYNWYSKINASELTVLSPASFMLEVGKIVISNELNETGKADDFKAKLKNISSPFDLSELENEIVGISNETVTAKIFEQWNLEPELVDAILYSNNPDDAPEHIKSYSKALKVVKNAVNIFNQLNDDNLQNTLMCLDEYGFAQDKFLEAVAKVKANL, from the coding sequence ATGAATGAATCAATTTATAAACATATAAAGGCTCTTCCGCCGCTTGACGATACGATAATAAAAATTCAAACCGTTTGCTCAAACGACAATAGTTCGCTTAACGACCTATCTCAAATAGTCGAAAAAGACCCGATGTTAACGGCGAATATACTGCGCTCGGCAAACTCTCCTCTTTATGGATTTAGCAGAGAGATTACTACGATATCAAGAGCAGTTACGCTATTTGGCATGGCGACTATACGCGGTTTCGCTCTATCAAGCGCTGTCAAAAAAAGCTTTAAGATAAATTTAGATCCTTACGGTATCACTAGTCAAGATTTTTTAAATATTTCTATAATGCAAAATGCCCTAATGTATAACTGGTATTCGAAAATCAACGCTAGCGAGCTTACCGTTTTAAGCCCCGCCTCGTTTATGTTAGAAGTGGGCAAAATCGTCATCTCAAACGAGCTAAACGAAACAGGCAAAGCTGATGATTTTAAGGCAAAATTAAAAAATATTTCAAGCCCTTTTGATTTATCTGAGCTAGAAAACGAGATCGTCGGTATCTCTAACGAAACCGTAACGGCTAAAATTTTCGAACAATGGAACCTTGAGCCTGAGCTTGTTGACGCGATTTTATACTCAAACAACCCAGACGATGCGCCTGAACACATAAAAAGCTACTCAAAAGCGCTTAAGGTAGTAAAAAATGCTGTCAATATCTTTAACCAACTAAACGACGACAATCTGCAAAATACGTTAATGTGCCTCGACGAATACGGCTTTGCGCAAGATAAATTTTTAGAAGCCGTCGCAAAAGTCAAAGCGAATTTGTGA
- a CDS encoding divergent polysaccharide deacetylase family protein yields MNSKPRKKAAKRRSKKGRSRGGLKLLLSVFLIACILIAGAFYLLDVRVKVKSDNALIAKIERYFGDKSESEQKQNLSHKPSLSASNSSEKVTIKDAQAASGVHSRANLTDIKALFDEADAKGKIKIGGEKARAEEKNDQNLINEQAKFDKSRQGAPATKDKISPESVNLASRDTSELDGANAKKVGELNLTNLSSKNEPAKSAQNSGVNVKFDASQTPQRTHIFANSEAVIFDDTPMSQAQNNPLEQALKKEKIHIEFSDVNSVTNDQAGQVEAKFDAENATQSAEKNEQEKIEKEKSKKNEKAKFADTQKMDKKSATEANEIKATVKAGYKPRLVIIIDDVAYKHQADAIKSVNLKLTPSFFPATSAHPETPVLARRFSFYMIHLPMQALGGFKGAEIGTLTVDDDYEKIAKKLQNIKRDFPNLKYINNHTGSRFTSDAAAMDRMMRAVRDENLIFVDSKTTSPTKVYGAAKKYSMPYIARDVFLDHDGSKAAVRKQLKYAVELAKKRSYAIAIGHPHKNTLEVLQESAKLLQEVEVVYLKDLF; encoded by the coding sequence TTGAACTCGAAACCTAGAAAAAAAGCCGCGAAAAGGCGCTCCAAAAAGGGGCGCTCGCGCGGCGGACTAAAGCTACTACTTTCCGTTTTTCTCATCGCCTGTATCTTGATTGCAGGGGCATTTTATCTGCTGGACGTCAGGGTAAAGGTTAAAAGCGACAACGCGCTGATCGCTAAAATCGAGCGGTATTTCGGCGATAAAAGCGAGTCCGAGCAAAAACAAAATTTAAGCCACAAACCAAGCCTTTCGGCCTCAAACAGCTCTGAAAAAGTCACCATAAAAGACGCGCAAGCGGCCTCAGGCGTGCACTCGAGAGCAAATTTGACCGATATCAAGGCGCTTTTTGACGAGGCGGATGCTAAAGGTAAAATAAAAATCGGCGGCGAAAAAGCTAGAGCTGAAGAAAAAAACGATCAAAATTTGATAAACGAGCAGGCTAAATTTGATAAAAGCAGGCAAGGCGCACCTGCGACCAAAGATAAAATCTCGCCCGAGAGCGTAAATTTAGCATCCCGCGATACCTCCGAGCTGGACGGCGCAAATGCCAAAAAGGTCGGCGAGCTAAATTTGACAAATTTAAGCTCTAAAAACGAGCCTGCTAAATCCGCTCAAAATAGCGGCGTTAACGTCAAATTTGACGCCTCGCAAACGCCTCAGCGAACGCATATTTTTGCAAATTCCGAAGCCGTGATCTTTGACGATACGCCTATGTCGCAGGCGCAAAATAACCCCCTCGAGCAAGCGCTAAAAAAAGAAAAAATCCATATCGAATTTAGCGACGTAAACAGTGTCACAAATGATCAGGCGGGGCAGGTCGAGGCGAAATTTGACGCCGAAAATGCGACGCAAAGCGCCGAGAAAAACGAGCAAGAAAAGATCGAAAAAGAAAAGTCTAAAAAGAACGAAAAAGCCAAATTTGCCGACACGCAAAAGATGGATAAAAAAAGCGCAACCGAGGCAAACGAGATAAAGGCCACCGTAAAAGCGGGCTACAAACCGCGCCTAGTCATCATCATCGACGACGTGGCGTACAAGCACCAAGCAGACGCGATAAAATCGGTCAATCTAAAGCTCACGCCGTCCTTTTTCCCGGCTACTTCCGCCCACCCCGAAACGCCTGTTTTGGCGCGGCGCTTTAGCTTTTATATGATCCACCTGCCCATGCAGGCTCTAGGCGGCTTTAAGGGTGCTGAGATAGGCACTCTCACGGTCGACGACGACTACGAAAAGATCGCGAAAAAGCTGCAAAACATCAAGCGAGACTTTCCGAATCTAAAATACATCAACAACCACACGGGCAGCCGATTTACGAGCGATGCGGCCGCGATGGATAGGATGATGCGGGCGGTGCGTGACGAAAATTTGATATTTGTCGATAGCAAGACGACCTCGCCGACCAAGGTCTACGGCGCGGCGAAAAAATACTCTATGCCATACATCGCGCGCGACGTATTCTTGGATCACGACGGCTCCAAAGCTGCTGTGCGAAAGCAGCTAAAATATGCCGTCGAGCTAGCCAAAAAGCGCTCATACGCCATCGCAATCGGCCATCCGCACAAAAACACGCTAGAAGTCCTACAAGAAAGCGCAAAACTCTTGCAAGAGGTCGAGGTTGTTTATCTAAAGGACCTTTTTTGA